Proteins from a genomic interval of Trifolium pratense cultivar HEN17-A07 linkage group LG6, ARS_RC_1.1, whole genome shotgun sequence:
- the LOC123892286 gene encoding uncharacterized protein LOC123892286, translated as MELESLLPKPTNNGGIKQYLRRRHYKHLEGSGKKMKIIRLKRSTRKFWRIKTIPRLRWVIKSPLKMLSNFKNVYVNLNFMLKSLNTGGKQIPKAPQVSKDYASDAFEVKLIYEISKAFIASHELFPM; from the coding sequence ATGGAATTAGAATCACTACTTCCTAAGCCAACTAACAATGGTGGCATTAAGCAATACTTGAGAAGAAGGCACTACAAGCACCTAGAAGGAAGTGGGAAAAAAATGAAGATCATAAGGTTAAAAAGGAGCACACGTAAGTTTTGGAGAATCAAAACAATTCCAAGGCTGAGATGGGTGATTAAATCACCTTTGAAAATGttgtcaaattttaagaatGTTTATGTTAATTTGAACTTTATGTTAAAATCTTTGAACACTGGTGGGAAACAAATTCCAAAAGCTCCTCAAGTTTCTAAGGATTATGCTAGTGATGCGTTTGAGGTTAAGCTCATATATGAGATTTCTAAGGCCTTCATTGCTTCTCATGAACTATTTCCAATGTAA
- the LOC123892287 gene encoding non-specific lipid-transfer protein-like — protein MGKKCISLLMVVMVVGMLVTTIDASQIDDVSCQEALLSLLPCLPFLQGVGPDAPPSNCCAGANNLNQKATTTQIRRDICNCLKPAASRFGVHSDRSTQLPQLCNISLSVSFDPSIDCNSVS, from the exons atgggGAAGAAGTGTATTTCTCTATTGATGGTTGTGATGGTTGTAGGCATGCTAGTAACAACAATAGATGCAAGTCAAATTGATGATGTGAGCTGCCAAGAGGCTCTTTTGTCCTTGTTGCCATGTCTTCCTTTTTTGCAGGGAGTTGGCCCTGATGCGCCACCCAGTAATTGTTGTGCAGGAGCAAATAATTTAAATCAAAAGGCTACTACCACTCAAATTCGAAGGGATATATGTAATTGTCTCAAACCTGCTGCATCAAGATTTGGTGTTCACTCTGACAGATCAACACAATTGCCACAACTTTGTAATATCAGTCTTTCAGTTTCATTTGATCCAAGCATTGATTGCAACTC ggTTTCATGA